Proteins encoded together in one Micromonospora kangleipakensis window:
- a CDS encoding carbohydrate ABC transporter permease, whose product MTTATPTVPAGTQATGTTTRAARVRKRLNSRTATLISIIIALVWTIPTFGLLISSVRPEDQIKTTGWWTFFTNPQFTLENYQEVLFSSSSSAGQLASYFINSLAITIPSVLFPMAFAALAAYALAWIDFKGRDLLYIAIFALQIVPLQMALVPLLKFFSTGVTIAGVTVLPGWDLVDEQKFAQVWFAHTCFALPFAVFLLHNFISQLPRDLMEAARVDGATHPKIFRTIVLPLITPALAAFGIFQFLWVWNDLLVALIFAGGRSETAPLTVRLAEMAGTRGNEWQRLTAGAFVSIVVPLIVFLSLQRFFVRGLLAGSVKG is encoded by the coding sequence ATGACCACCGCCACGCCCACCGTCCCCGCCGGCACCCAGGCCACCGGGACGACCACCCGCGCCGCCCGCGTCCGTAAGCGGCTGAACAGCCGCACCGCGACGCTGATCTCGATCATCATCGCGCTGGTCTGGACCATCCCCACCTTCGGCCTGCTGATCTCCTCGGTCCGGCCGGAGGACCAGATCAAGACCACCGGCTGGTGGACCTTCTTCACCAACCCGCAGTTCACCCTGGAGAACTACCAGGAGGTCCTCTTCAGCAGTTCCTCCTCGGCGGGCCAGCTCGCCAGCTACTTCATCAACTCGCTGGCGATCACCATCCCGTCGGTGCTCTTCCCGATGGCCTTCGCGGCGCTGGCCGCGTACGCGCTGGCCTGGATCGACTTCAAGGGCCGGGACTTGCTCTACATCGCGATCTTCGCGCTGCAGATCGTGCCGCTGCAGATGGCCCTGGTGCCGCTGCTGAAGTTCTTCTCCACCGGCGTCACCATCGCCGGCGTCACCGTGCTCCCGGGCTGGGACCTGGTGGACGAACAGAAGTTCGCCCAGGTGTGGTTCGCGCACACCTGCTTCGCGCTTCCGTTCGCCGTCTTCCTGCTGCACAACTTCATCTCGCAGCTGCCCAGGGACCTGATGGAGGCGGCCCGGGTCGACGGGGCCACCCACCCCAAGATCTTCCGCACCATCGTCCTGCCGCTGATCACCCCGGCCCTGGCGGCCTTCGGCATCTTCCAGTTCCTCTGGGTCTGGAACGACCTGCTGGTCGCGCTGATCTTCGCCGGAGGCCGCAGCGAGACCGCCCCGCTCACCGTCCGGCTGGCCGAGATGGCCGGCACCCGGGGCAACGAGTGGCAGCGGCTGACGGCCGGCGCGTTCGTGTCGATCGTCGTACCGCTGATCGTGTTCCTGTCCCTCCAGCGCTTCTTTGTGCGCGGCCTGCTCGCCGGCAGCGTCAAGGGCTGA
- a CDS encoding LacI family DNA-binding transcriptional regulator, which produces MTKIDDVARLAGVSTATVSRALRGLPTVSAATRRRVLAAAEQLQYAVSPSASRLAGGKTGTVAVVVPRITRWFFGTVVEAVEEFVHESGYDLLLYNLGGREQTRQRVLRTASLHKRVDAVILVATPLRPPEVTALTALDLPGVTISSGTVVPGWPCVRIDDVGAARTATRHLLDLGHTRIAHISGDPDDELAFTTHLDRRRGYQAALRTAGIRPDPSLDVESQFTIDGGNRATAELLARGEPPTAIFAACDEMAMGAMTALRDAGLRVPQDVSVIGIDDHDLAKVLGLSTIAQPAAEQGLLAARILLDPLGVRTAGPYAGRLPAPRGGDAPGDAPTPPVILPTRLVVRESTAPPRAH; this is translated from the coding sequence ATGACCAAGATTGACGATGTCGCCCGCCTGGCCGGGGTCTCCACGGCCACCGTCTCGCGGGCGCTGCGGGGCCTCCCGACCGTCTCGGCCGCGACCCGGCGCCGGGTCCTCGCCGCCGCCGAGCAGCTCCAGTACGCGGTCTCTCCGAGCGCGTCCCGGCTGGCCGGCGGGAAGACCGGCACGGTGGCCGTGGTGGTCCCCCGGATCACCCGGTGGTTCTTCGGCACGGTCGTCGAGGCGGTCGAGGAGTTCGTCCACGAGTCCGGCTACGACCTGCTGCTCTACAACCTCGGCGGCCGGGAGCAGACCCGTCAGCGGGTGCTCCGCACGGCCAGCCTGCACAAGCGGGTGGACGCGGTCATCCTGGTCGCCACGCCATTGCGCCCGCCGGAGGTTACCGCGCTGACCGCGCTGGACCTGCCCGGCGTCACCATCAGCTCCGGCACGGTGGTGCCCGGCTGGCCCTGCGTCCGGATCGACGACGTGGGCGCCGCGCGGACCGCCACCCGGCACCTGCTCGACCTCGGCCACACCCGGATCGCGCACATCTCCGGCGACCCGGACGACGAGCTGGCCTTCACCACCCACCTGGACCGGCGGCGGGGCTACCAGGCGGCACTGCGGACGGCCGGGATCCGCCCCGACCCCAGCCTGGACGTGGAGTCGCAGTTCACCATCGACGGCGGCAACCGCGCCACCGCGGAGCTGCTGGCCCGGGGCGAACCCCCGACCGCCATCTTCGCGGCCTGCGACGAGATGGCGATGGGCGCGATGACCGCGCTGCGGGACGCCGGACTCCGCGTACCGCAGGACGTCAGCGTGATCGGCATCGACGACCACGACCTGGCCAAGGTGCTCGGGCTGAGCACCATCGCCCAGCCGGCGGCGGAGCAGGGGCTGCTCGCCGCGCGGATCCTGCTCGACCCGCTCGGCGTCCGCACCGCCGGCCCGTACGCCGGGCGCCTCCCGGCGCCACGCGGCGGGGACGCGCCCGGCGACGCGCCGACACCGCCGGTGATCCTGCCCACTCGGCTGGTCGTGCGGGAGTCGACCGCCCCGCCACGGGCACACTGA
- a CDS encoding alpha-amylase family glycosyl hydrolase: MNTDVTQQETAGVPATGWWTEAVIYQIYPRSFADSDGDGIGDLPGITARLGHLAELGVDAVWLSPFYPSPQADAGYDVADYRDVDPLFGRLADADKMIAEAKARGLRVIVDLVPNHTSSAHRWFKAALAAAPGSPERQRYVFRDGQGADGTEPPNDWQSVFGGPAWTRVPGGQWYLHLFDTGQPDLNWDNPEVRTEFLDVLRFWLDRGVDGFRVDVAHGLIKQADLANWQEPQEILSGKEADKPRPPMWDQDGVHEIYREWRRLLDSYDGERILVAEAWVEPAERLARYVRPDEMHQAFNFEYLLAAWTAPAQYAVVTRSLEATDAVGAPTTWVLSNHDVVRHASRLGLPVGTPRPNGIGIGDPQPDAALGLRRARAATLLMLALPGSAYLYQGEELGLPEHTTLPDEARQDPTWERSGHTERGRDGCRVPIPWEADAPSYGFGPTDASWLPQPPSWAEYALDRQRGVPGSTYELYRTALRLRREHGLARGPLEWLSSGDEVLAFRNRGLTVLTNFGPAAVPAPTGEVLQSSAPLDDDGRVPTDVTVWVRA; this comes from the coding sequence CTGAACACCGACGTGACGCAGCAGGAAACGGCCGGCGTCCCGGCCACCGGCTGGTGGACCGAGGCCGTCATCTACCAGATCTACCCGCGCTCCTTCGCCGACTCCGACGGCGACGGCATCGGCGACCTCCCCGGCATCACCGCCCGCCTCGGTCACCTCGCCGAGCTCGGCGTCGACGCGGTCTGGCTCTCGCCCTTCTACCCGTCCCCGCAGGCCGACGCCGGGTACGACGTGGCCGACTACCGGGACGTCGACCCGCTCTTCGGCCGGCTCGCCGACGCCGACAAGATGATCGCCGAGGCGAAGGCGCGCGGCCTGCGGGTCATCGTCGACCTGGTGCCGAACCACACCTCGTCCGCGCACCGCTGGTTCAAGGCCGCGCTGGCCGCCGCGCCGGGCAGCCCCGAGCGGCAGCGGTACGTCTTCCGCGACGGCCAGGGAGCCGACGGCACCGAGCCGCCGAACGACTGGCAGAGCGTCTTCGGCGGGCCGGCGTGGACCCGGGTCCCCGGCGGGCAGTGGTACCTGCACCTCTTCGACACCGGCCAGCCCGACCTCAACTGGGACAACCCGGAGGTCCGCACCGAGTTCCTGGACGTGCTGCGGTTCTGGCTGGACCGGGGCGTCGACGGCTTCCGGGTGGACGTGGCGCACGGGCTGATCAAGCAGGCCGACCTGGCGAACTGGCAGGAGCCGCAGGAGATCCTCTCCGGCAAGGAGGCGGACAAGCCGCGCCCGCCGATGTGGGACCAGGACGGCGTGCACGAGATCTACCGGGAATGGCGGCGGCTGCTCGACTCGTACGACGGCGAGCGGATCCTGGTCGCCGAGGCCTGGGTGGAGCCGGCCGAGCGGCTGGCCCGGTACGTCCGCCCGGACGAGATGCACCAGGCGTTCAACTTCGAGTACCTGCTCGCCGCCTGGACCGCCCCCGCCCAGTACGCGGTGGTCACCCGCTCGCTGGAGGCCACCGACGCGGTCGGCGCCCCCACCACCTGGGTGCTCTCCAACCACGACGTGGTCCGGCACGCCTCCCGCCTCGGGCTGCCGGTGGGCACGCCCCGGCCGAACGGCATCGGCATCGGCGATCCGCAGCCGGACGCCGCCCTCGGGCTGCGCCGGGCCCGGGCGGCCACCCTGCTGATGCTCGCCCTGCCCGGCTCCGCCTACCTCTACCAGGGCGAGGAGCTGGGGCTGCCGGAGCACACCACGCTCCCCGACGAGGCCCGCCAGGACCCGACCTGGGAGCGCAGCGGGCACACCGAGCGCGGCCGGGACGGCTGCCGGGTGCCGATCCCGTGGGAGGCCGACGCCCCGTCCTACGGCTTCGGGCCGACCGACGCGAGCTGGCTGCCGCAGCCCCCGAGCTGGGCCGAGTACGCCCTGGACCGGCAGCGCGGGGTGCCCGGCTCGACGTACGAGCTGTACCGCACCGCGCTGCGGCTGCGCCGCGAGCACGGGCTGGCCCGGGGGCCGCTGGAGTGGCTCTCCTCCGGCGACGAGGTGCTCGCCTTCCGCAACCGCGGCCTGACCGTGCTGACCAACTTCGGCCCGGCCGCCGTCCCCGCCCCGACCGGCGAGGTGCTGCAGAGCAGCGCCCCGCTCGACGACGACGGCCGGGTCCCGACGGACGTGACGGTCTGGGTCCGCGCCTGA
- a CDS encoding MFS transporter: MIGSRISRRGNAAHRFYSVVVFVVLASLDNVAIGLVPPLYGPISGALGVSQRLLGLVTAVSFLVSAVAAVAWAYVGDRTNRKPLLMVGTLIWAAGTGGSAFAEHYPTFLAAQLVAAVGLGAVGSVGFSVVTDLISPRRRGLVMSFWGLSQGVGTLAGTLTGGILGATDWRRPFLVLTVVGLVATAAYLFTYDIRRGQSEPELAEAIDAGAEYDYRITRSDLPRILARRTNRWLILQGLTAQAAFGSLVWLPVLFSQRAEAQGYSAATAVVVGSVFATLFQLGGVFSIVGGLVGDALQRRTPSGRALVAAVGILAAVPFYLVLFFVPIRIDVPDGAGSGAVVAAVLASVVTEPTVGLSLLTAVLALALTSANSPNWFALIADVNPPEHRGTVYSLGNLVNGVGRAAGNGLVGVAFAGLRAAFPPPLNYAVGLAAFQLFFLPTGVMYWLAARTSPDDIDSVHDLLHARADRL; the protein is encoded by the coding sequence ATGATCGGCAGCAGGATCTCCCGACGCGGGAACGCGGCGCACCGGTTCTACAGCGTCGTGGTCTTCGTGGTCCTCGCCTCGCTGGACAACGTGGCGATCGGCCTGGTCCCGCCGCTGTACGGGCCGATCTCCGGCGCGCTGGGCGTGTCCCAGCGGCTGCTCGGCCTGGTCACCGCGGTGAGCTTCCTGGTCAGCGCGGTCGCCGCGGTCGCCTGGGCCTACGTCGGCGACCGGACCAACCGCAAGCCGCTGCTCATGGTCGGCACGCTGATCTGGGCGGCCGGCACCGGCGGCAGCGCGTTCGCGGAGCACTACCCGACGTTCCTGGCCGCCCAGCTCGTCGCCGCGGTCGGGCTCGGGGCGGTCGGTTCGGTCGGCTTCTCCGTGGTGACCGACCTGATCTCGCCCCGTCGTCGAGGGCTGGTGATGAGCTTCTGGGGCCTGTCCCAGGGCGTCGGCACCCTCGCCGGCACGCTGACCGGCGGCATCCTCGGCGCCACCGACTGGCGACGGCCGTTCCTGGTGCTCACCGTGGTGGGGCTGGTCGCGACGGCCGCCTACCTGTTCACGTACGACATCCGGCGCGGGCAGAGCGAGCCGGAGCTGGCCGAGGCGATCGACGCCGGCGCCGAGTACGACTACCGGATCACCCGGTCCGACCTGCCCCGGATCCTGGCCCGGCGGACCAACCGCTGGCTCATCCTGCAGGGGCTCACCGCGCAGGCCGCGTTCGGCTCGCTGGTCTGGCTGCCGGTGCTCTTCTCCCAGCGGGCCGAGGCGCAGGGCTACTCGGCGGCCACCGCCGTCGTGGTGGGCAGCGTCTTCGCCACCCTGTTCCAGCTCGGCGGGGTGTTCTCCATCGTGGGCGGCCTGGTCGGCGACGCGCTGCAACGGCGTACGCCGAGCGGGCGGGCCCTGGTCGCGGCGGTGGGCATCCTCGCGGCCGTGCCGTTCTACCTGGTCCTGTTCTTCGTGCCGATCCGGATCGACGTGCCGGACGGCGCGGGCTCCGGCGCGGTGGTCGCCGCCGTGCTGGCCAGCGTGGTCACCGAGCCCACCGTCGGGCTGAGCCTGCTCACCGCCGTGCTGGCGCTGGCGCTCACCTCGGCCAACTCGCCGAACTGGTTCGCGCTGATCGCGGACGTCAACCCGCCCGAGCACCGGGGCACCGTCTACAGCCTCGGCAACCTGGTCAACGGGGTCGGCCGGGCGGCCGGCAACGGGCTGGTCGGGGTGGCCTTCGCCGGGTTGCGGGCGGCCTTCCCGCCGCCGCTGAACTACGCCGTCGGACTGGCCGCCTTCCAGCTCTTCTTCCTGCCCACCGGCGTCATGTACTGGCTCGCCGCCCGCACCTCGCCCGACGACATCGACTCCGTGCACGACCTGCTGCACGCCCGCGCCGACCGCCTCTGA
- a CDS encoding DUF5925 domain-containing protein, with amino-acid sequence MRTTPAPGSLPSALQYDDADTPCDVVDALVLADFVTGRHPWSRTVRLSRVRPEATLTPADGRLVRTAIEHRQRSRLLAGDGWTARVVTWKGRGAEVTVTAVTDEVGQAALDRIVDGAAEPEDPDAGRIGFWHQNPRRGAQRDLRSIAAPQWSAIRHNYASAARTALDGLMAATPETVSGRLVLLHGAPGTGKTTALRALSRQWRGWCQVDTVLDPDVLFADAAYLSEVAVGEEDDGESGRGRRWRLLILEDCDELIRGEAKQAAGQALSRLLNLTDGLLGQGRDVLVAITTNEDLSRLHPAVVRPGRCLARIEVGPLSHEEATGWLGGPAGVPPQGATLAELYALRAGATPVAAVPVEIGGYL; translated from the coding sequence ATGCGTACCACCCCCGCCCCCGGCAGCCTGCCCTCGGCCCTCCAGTACGACGACGCGGACACCCCCTGCGACGTCGTCGACGCGCTGGTGCTGGCGGACTTCGTGACGGGGCGGCACCCCTGGTCGCGCACCGTCCGGCTGTCCCGGGTACGTCCCGAGGCCACCCTGACCCCGGCCGACGGGCGGCTCGTGCGGACGGCCATCGAGCACCGGCAGCGTTCCCGGCTGCTCGCCGGCGACGGCTGGACGGCGCGGGTGGTGACCTGGAAGGGGCGAGGCGCCGAGGTCACCGTGACGGCGGTGACCGACGAGGTGGGTCAGGCCGCGCTGGACCGGATCGTCGACGGCGCCGCCGAGCCGGAGGACCCGGACGCGGGGCGGATCGGCTTCTGGCACCAGAACCCGCGCCGGGGCGCGCAGCGCGACCTACGGTCGATCGCCGCGCCGCAGTGGTCCGCCATCCGGCACAACTACGCCTCGGCGGCGCGGACCGCCCTGGACGGGCTGATGGCCGCCACGCCGGAGACCGTTTCGGGGCGGCTTGTGCTGCTGCACGGCGCCCCGGGCACCGGGAAGACCACCGCCCTCCGTGCGCTGTCCCGGCAGTGGCGCGGCTGGTGTCAGGTGGACACGGTCCTCGACCCCGACGTCCTCTTCGCCGACGCGGCCTACCTCTCCGAGGTCGCGGTCGGCGAGGAGGACGACGGGGAGAGCGGCCGGGGCCGGCGGTGGCGGCTGCTCATCCTGGAGGACTGCGACGAGCTGATCCGGGGCGAGGCGAAGCAGGCGGCCGGGCAGGCGCTGTCCCGCCTGCTCAACCTCACCGACGGGCTGCTCGGCCAGGGTCGGGACGTGCTGGTCGCGATCACCACCAACGAGGACCTCTCCCGGCTGCACCCCGCCGTGGTCCGTCCCGGGCGGTGTCTCGCCCGGATAGAGGTGGGGCCGCTGTCGCACGAGGAGGCGACCGGGTGGCTCGGCGGCCCGGCGGGGGTGCCGCCGCAGGGCGCCACGTTGGCCGAGCTGTACGCGCTGCGCGCCGGCGCGACCCCGGTCGCCGCCGTCCCGGTCGAGATCGGCGGTTACCTGTGA
- the xylB gene encoding xylulokinase has translation MPLVTGVDSSTQSCKVVVRDAETGALVRQGRAPHPDGTEVDPRAWWDALLAAVDAAGGLADVAAVSVAGQQHGMVCLDEAGEVVRPALLWNDTRSADAARDLVEEAGGDGTGRRFWAGATGSVPVASFTATKLRWLARHEPANADRVAAVCLPHDWLTWRLAGAPGLAALRTDRGDASGTGYWSPATGEYRLDLLERAFGRRLRVPAMLGPAEPAGVLDPEVLGGTGPTGVLLGPGTGDNAAAALGVGAGPGDVVVSIGTSGTVFAVADTPAADETGAVAGFADATGRYLPLVCTLNAARVLDAAASLLRVGLDELAELALAAPAGADGLVMVPYLEGERTPNRPLATGSVHGLTLHNATAGHLARAAVEGMLCALADGLDALIAQGARADRVVLVGGGARSAAVRRIAPQVFGCPVVVPPPGEYVADGAARQAAWIALGGAAPPEWPFAETREYAADPVPAVRARYAEARDRTLDRAGG, from the coding sequence ATGCCGCTCGTCACCGGGGTCGACTCGTCAACCCAGTCCTGCAAGGTCGTCGTCCGGGACGCGGAGACCGGCGCGCTGGTCCGGCAGGGCCGCGCGCCGCACCCCGACGGCACCGAGGTCGACCCGCGGGCCTGGTGGGACGCTCTGCTCGCGGCCGTCGACGCGGCCGGCGGGCTGGCCGACGTCGCCGCCGTCTCGGTCGCCGGCCAGCAGCACGGCATGGTCTGCCTGGACGAGGCGGGGGAGGTGGTCCGCCCGGCCCTGCTCTGGAACGACACCCGGTCCGCCGACGCCGCCCGGGACCTGGTCGAGGAGGCCGGCGGCGACGGGACCGGCCGCCGGTTCTGGGCCGGGGCGACGGGCAGCGTACCGGTGGCCAGCTTCACCGCGACCAAGCTGCGGTGGCTGGCCCGGCACGAGCCGGCGAACGCGGACCGGGTGGCGGCGGTCTGCCTGCCGCACGACTGGCTCACCTGGCGCCTGGCCGGCGCGCCCGGCCTGGCCGCGCTGCGCACCGACCGGGGCGACGCCAGCGGCACCGGCTACTGGTCCCCGGCCACCGGGGAGTACCGCCTCGACCTGTTGGAGCGGGCGTTCGGCCGCCGGCTGCGGGTGCCGGCGATGCTCGGGCCGGCCGAACCGGCGGGCGTTCTCGATCCCGAGGTGCTCGGCGGCACCGGCCCGACCGGCGTGCTGCTCGGCCCGGGGACCGGGGACAACGCCGCCGCGGCGCTCGGCGTCGGCGCCGGCCCGGGCGACGTGGTCGTCTCGATCGGCACCTCGGGGACCGTCTTCGCCGTGGCCGACACCCCGGCCGCCGACGAGACCGGCGCCGTGGCCGGCTTCGCCGACGCCACCGGCCGGTATCTGCCGCTGGTCTGCACGCTCAACGCGGCCCGGGTGCTCGACGCGGCGGCGTCGCTGCTCCGGGTCGGGCTGGACGAGCTGGCCGAGCTGGCGCTGGCCGCCCCGGCAGGCGCGGACGGGCTGGTCATGGTGCCGTACCTGGAGGGGGAGCGGACCCCGAACCGGCCACTGGCCACCGGCTCGGTGCACGGGCTGACCCTGCACAACGCCACCGCCGGCCACCTGGCCCGGGCCGCCGTCGAGGGGATGCTCTGCGCGCTCGCCGACGGGCTCGACGCGCTGATCGCCCAGGGCGCGCGCGCCGACCGGGTCGTCCTGGTCGGCGGCGGCGCCCGGTCGGCGGCGGTCCGGCGGATCGCGCCGCAGGTCTTCGGCTGCCCGGTGGTCGTGCCGCCGCCCGGGGAGTACGTCGCCGACGGCGCCGCCCGGCAGGCCGCCTGGATCGCCCTGGGCGGGGCGGCGCCGCCCGAGTGGCCGTTCGCCGAGACCCGGGAGTACGCCGCCGACCCGGTCCCCGCCGTCCGGGCCCGCTACGCCGAGGCCCGGGACCGGACCCTCGACCGCGCCGGCGGCTAA
- the xylA gene encoding xylose isomerase, with protein sequence MAPRPTPADKFSFGLWTVGWQARDPFGDATRPELDAVEAVHRLAGLGAYGITFHDDDLVPFGADAATRDARLTRFRKALDETGLVVPMVTTNLFTHPVFKDGGFTSNDRDVRRYALRKVLRNVDLAAELGARTFVMWGGREGAEYDLAKDVRSALDRYREAVDLLCQYVVDNGYQLRFALEPKPNEPRGDILLPTVGHALAFISTLARPELVGLNPEVGHEQMSGLNFAHGIAQALWQGKLFHIDLNGQRGIKYDQDLVFGHGDLLNAFALVDLLEHGGPDGGPAYEGPRHFDYKPSRTEDMTGVWASAEANMRTYLLLKERAAAFRADPEVAEALAASKVGELATPTLNPGEGYAALLADRAAFEEFDPDAAGAKGFGFVRLNQLAVEHLLGAR encoded by the coding sequence ATGGCACCCCGTCCCACCCCCGCCGACAAGTTCTCCTTCGGTCTCTGGACAGTGGGCTGGCAGGCCCGCGACCCGTTCGGCGACGCCACCCGGCCCGAGCTGGACGCGGTCGAGGCGGTCCACCGGCTCGCCGGGCTCGGGGCGTACGGGATCACCTTCCACGACGACGACCTGGTCCCCTTCGGCGCGGACGCGGCCACCCGCGACGCCCGGCTGACCCGGTTCCGCAAGGCCCTCGACGAGACCGGCCTGGTGGTCCCGATGGTCACGACCAACCTCTTCACCCACCCGGTCTTCAAGGACGGCGGCTTCACCAGCAACGACCGCGACGTCCGCCGCTACGCGCTGCGCAAGGTGCTGCGCAACGTCGACCTCGCCGCCGAGCTGGGCGCCCGCACCTTCGTGATGTGGGGCGGCCGCGAGGGCGCCGAGTACGACCTGGCCAAGGACGTCCGCTCCGCGCTGGACCGCTACCGCGAGGCGGTCGACCTGCTCTGCCAGTACGTCGTCGACAACGGCTACCAGCTGCGCTTCGCCCTCGAACCCAAGCCCAACGAGCCGCGCGGCGACATCCTGCTCCCCACCGTCGGACACGCGCTGGCGTTCATCTCCACCCTGGCCCGCCCGGAGCTCGTCGGGCTCAACCCGGAGGTCGGCCACGAGCAGATGTCCGGGCTGAACTTCGCCCACGGCATCGCCCAGGCACTCTGGCAGGGCAAGCTCTTCCACATCGACCTCAACGGCCAGCGCGGCATCAAGTACGACCAGGACCTGGTCTTCGGCCACGGCGACCTGCTCAACGCGTTCGCCCTGGTGGACCTGCTGGAGCACGGCGGCCCCGACGGCGGCCCCGCGTACGAGGGGCCGCGGCACTTCGACTACAAGCCCTCCCGCACCGAGGACATGACCGGGGTGTGGGCCTCGGCGGAGGCGAACATGCGGACGTACCTGCTGCTCAAGGAGCGGGCCGCGGCGTTCCGGGCCGACCCCGAGGTGGCCGAGGCCCTCGCGGCCAGCAAGGTCGGCGAGCTGGCCACGCCGACGCTCAACCCGGGGGAGGGCTACGCCGCCCTGCTCGCCGACCGTGCCGCGTTCGAGGAGTTCGACCCGGACGCGGCCGGCGCGAAGGGCTTCGGCTTCGTCCGGCTCAACCAGCTCGCCGTCGAGCACCTGCTCGGCGCGCGCTGA
- a CDS encoding ROK family protein, whose translation MAAVWQCQEVTSPSTAGAVRQGSLRELNLAVVLRRIAAADRPPSRADIAAGTGLTRATVSAVVDDLIGGRLVAEADPAPRTGAGRPARGLVLAGDGPAGLGLEVNVDYLAACVVDLAGTVRHHVVRRADLRPVSPADALARLAALAADARAAAARQGLTLAGAALAVPGLVDAGGLVRLAPNLGWRDVDVPALLAGNRLTEPVDGVPPLVVENEANLAALGELHAGPSGSASFLHISGEIGIGAGIVLDGRLYRGTRGWSGEIGHIPVHPEGRPCRCGGRGCLERYAGQEVVLAAAGLAGAELPADTAATRLADLARAGDPATLAALADAGTALGVAVAGVVNLLDLDTVVLGGGYAPLAPWLRPPVVAELARRVLTAAWSPVTVRPAALGARSAAVGGAASVVRRIVDRPVGWLARGG comes from the coding sequence ATGGCCGCCGTGTGGCAGTGTCAAGAGGTGACCAGCCCCAGCACCGCCGGCGCGGTCCGGCAGGGCAGCCTCCGCGAGCTCAACCTCGCGGTCGTGCTCCGGCGGATCGCCGCCGCTGACCGGCCGCCCTCCCGGGCCGATATCGCCGCCGGCACCGGCCTCACCCGGGCCACCGTCTCCGCTGTGGTCGACGACCTGATCGGCGGCCGGCTGGTGGCCGAGGCCGACCCCGCCCCGCGTACCGGCGCCGGCCGGCCCGCCCGCGGCCTGGTGCTGGCCGGCGACGGCCCGGCCGGGCTCGGCCTGGAGGTCAACGTCGACTACCTCGCCGCCTGCGTGGTGGATCTCGCCGGCACGGTCCGGCACCACGTCGTGCGCCGCGCCGACCTGCGCCCGGTCTCCCCCGCCGACGCGCTGGCCCGGCTCGCCGCGCTCGCCGCCGACGCCCGCGCCGCCGCGGCGCGCCAGGGGCTGACCCTGGCCGGCGCGGCCCTCGCCGTGCCGGGCCTGGTCGACGCCGGCGGCCTGGTCCGGCTCGCCCCCAACCTGGGCTGGCGGGACGTGGACGTGCCCGCGCTGCTCGCCGGGAACCGGCTGACCGAGCCGGTCGACGGGGTGCCGCCACTGGTGGTGGAGAACGAGGCGAACCTGGCCGCCCTCGGCGAGCTGCACGCCGGCCCGTCCGGGTCCGCGAGCTTCCTGCACATCTCCGGCGAGATCGGGATCGGCGCCGGGATCGTCCTCGACGGACGGCTGTACCGGGGCACGCGGGGCTGGAGCGGCGAGATCGGTCACATCCCGGTGCATCCCGAGGGGCGGCCCTGCCGCTGCGGCGGCCGCGGCTGCCTGGAGCGGTACGCGGGTCAGGAGGTCGTCCTCGCCGCGGCCGGACTGGCCGGCGCGGAGCTGCCCGCGGACACCGCCGCGACCCGGCTGGCGGACCTCGCCCGGGCCGGCGACCCGGCCACCCTGGCGGCGCTGGCGGACGCCGGGACGGCGCTCGGGGTCGCCGTCGCCGGCGTGGTGAACCTGCTGGATCTGGACACCGTGGTGCTCGGTGGCGGATACGCCCCGCTCGCCCCGTGGCTCCGGCCACCGGTGGTCGCGGAGCTCGCCCGCCGCGTGCTCACCGCGGCCTGGTCCCCGGTGACCGTGCGGCCGGCGGCCCTCGGCGCGCGGTCCGCGGCCGTCGGCGGCGCCGCGTCGGTGGTCCGCCGGATCGTGGACCGGCCGGTCGGCTGGCTGGCCCGCGGCGGCTGA